DNA from Brassica napus cultivar Da-Ae chromosome C4, Da-Ae, whole genome shotgun sequence:
tgtttatcttggatttgtacggtttGATTAGTCTCTGGATGCCGGAATCcttgtgagctgaggtcgtttggttgctgccggttttgaagctttgtgttgctctcttgttgttgttgcttgTGTTGGTGATAGCTCTTTGTAGCTagactctctgttctgttcaggctgttgaacagggaggacgtggttgtactcataccatttatatagtggatttttgagtggactacggtctcgtggtttttccttctcacatcgaagaggctttccacgtaaaaattgtgtgtctcatttaCGTTTTTCTGCATATCACATCCCGTCATCgtcaaagtattttttttcacaggttcacacaaggtcaggggaacacgaccattagtatttccgctgcgccgtgtgaTTTTCCCCAACGACGGTTTCTCCCTTCTTGGCTTCTCGTCTAGCTATTTCTTCTCTTGGTGAGATGCTATAGCTTTTTTACTTTCAACACAAGATTTAAAAGCGATTggatatattttcaattttattaataattacatttgatatattaatattcatACATAAAATTagtcttataatattatatttaaaagtttataatattatatatatttacaaatcttgtataaatatttaatttatatattattttagaattttagtattttaaaaaatattttttcttttaattattttacgaATCTTTATCCGGATACCCgtaagtaatataatatttacacGAATATCCGAAATCCGGATATCTGGAAGCCACCAATCCGGATCTAGATATTAAATCTACGGATCCGAATACCCTAAATTTCtcagatatccggatccgtctcACACCTATGTGCATAGGCTCCTAGCATATTATTATAGAAATatcttttttcatttaatttaattttcatagaTACATAAACTAtatcaaaaaaattcttaaacacTAAATTCTATGACAAAAAATAGAGTTACAAAACAAGTCATCCATATTGTTTTCCATGGAGTAAAACATATTAGACCCAAACGTACAATCAATAAGAAGAGTCTTATTTTTAGAAAGGCATATGCTCCAAGTCTATTTTTCGTATTCAAGTCTATTGATGAGTCTTATTCACGGATAGTACATTCCATCAAATGTGGGGTACGTATTCATAtcctaatttaattattatccaTAGACTATTATTGACTTGAAAGGTTGATGATTTCTACTAAATTAATTAGCAACaaattattgttaaaaaaaatcaaatagtattgatatatgtttttttttgaataactctggtatctgggcagtcacattcccaactatcccccGAAAGGGGTCCAGCGCCCCCAACGAAAGGaatgttaaatccgttgtggTCAAGGCTCGAAGCCGGGTGGCGGGCAGTACAGCTGTACCTCTTTTACTCAACaaattattgttaaaaaaaatcaaatagtattgatatatgtTTGCATCTTATGTTTATTATATAGTAAATGGCGTGAATAACCTTTCTTTTACTACTATTTCAGTTGAAGTTAATATCACCAAAGAAATATtgcattttttcaaaattctcgGATgatcataaataattttatttaatccatttcagagaaaaataaatcatcCGACGCGTGAGGATATGTATAGCTCACCATTCAAAGCTTAAAAATGGGAACATTTGGTAGACCGTAATTAATGACTTAATATGTATATTCAATGGATGGCACATAAATCACCCACTATTCAAAGCTCAAAGATCACACGTGATCACATAGTCCAAACCAACTAGATATTCAAATATACAGAAACCTCGTTATGGCAAAACAATAAAGCCTCTtaccaaattaaaatatagcCAAAACAAATATGGTAACTTTGATACGGACGTGAATTCGAGACTTGGTCACTATTGTGTTAATTAGCATGCAGAAAAAGAAATAACCGTCCTTGACCATTGACCAACACTTGGTCCTATATATAATAACCGTACACTATTCCGCTAATTCACAAGCTCCTTTCCTCTTTCTCATACCGTAAGCAACAAGAAACACATTTAATCAAAAGCTAACCCTATTTTATAACTCAATGCAACTCTCCAAGGATCAAGAGACGCCGCCGTCTTCGCCTCGCTCACCACCACCGAAGCTGAGTACGGTGGCGTGCCCCTCAAGAAAGCCAAGGGAGAGGACTTCGAGCCCTTTTTCTGAGGTGTTGAGACGCAAGCGACCACCGATGCTTAACCGAGAGTTGTTTCCTCAGGCTCCACCGTGGAGCAGAGAGGCGGTGAAGACGCCGCCGTATGAGGATGTTGAAGCTGAGAAAGATGGAGTTTACTCCGTTTACTGCAAGAGGGGAAGGCGCAGATCTATGGCGATGGAAGATAGGCACTCCGCTGTGGTTGATCACGACGGAGGAGGTCGTAGAAAGGCTTTCTTCGGCGTTTACGACGGTCACGGTGGATCCAACGCGGCGGAGTTCGCGGCGGAGAATCTCGGTAACAACATTGAGGCGGCGGTGGCGGCGGCAGCGAGATCCGGAGATGAAGGTTACTCGATTGAGAGAGCGATAAGAGAGGGTTACCTCAAGACGGACGAGGAGTTCTTGAAAGAAGGCTCGGGAGGCGGCGCGTGTTGTGTAACCGCTCTTATATCGAACGGCGAGCTAGCGGTTTCAAACGCCGGAGATTGCCGGGCGGTGATAAGCCGCGCTGGAGTTGCGGAAGCTCTTACTACCGATCACAGTCCTAATCAAGAAAATGAACTCAAAAGGATCAGAGCATCGGTGACTATTACTAACAAATccggtttagtttggtttgattcggttaaattaaattttgtgttTGTATAGGGTGGTTATGTTGACTGTCATCACGGCGTGTGGAGAGTTCAATGCACGTTAGCCGTCTCACGTGCAATAGGAGACGAGTATCTCAAGAAGTGGGTAATAGCTGAACCGGAAACCAGAACATTAAAGATTAAACCGGAATTGGAGTTCTTGATCTTAGCATCTGATGGCCTTTGGGATAACGTAAGCATAACTCGAAATGTCTCAAACTTGATTCTTTTGTAATCGTCTATGGTTTGAATGCTGAACCGGATTTTTCGTGATAGGTAACGAACCAGGAGGCGGTTGATGTGGTTCGACCATACTGCATAGGCGTGGAGAATCCAAAAACACTTCCTGCTTGCAAGAAACTAGCGGAGCTATCGTCTAGGAAAGGGAGCTTGGATGATATTAGTGTCATCATAATTCAGCTAAAACAGTTTGTGGCATGATTCTAGTATTCAGCTAAACTTGATTAAAATCATTAGGTCTTGACTTATTGATAATTATGTTCggtatttatatgtaaatataagtTTCAAACACAATTTcaaacttttaatattattattcttGGGGATATCAAGATCCAAGCGTCTTTAGCTTGCGATATGTTCCCTATATAAAGTGGAAAGAACATAACTTATAATGAAAAAGGCACCAcccattttacaaaaaaaaagtgtgcaCCACCTAACCATTTTGATTCTTGACAATTTGAAACGACTTTATCAATCCGCTCGGTTAATTATCATTTCAGTTGTGTTGGTATTCTAATTATGGTACACATTAAACAGTTGATATGATTTCTGCAACTAGTGGTATCATCGGTCAGCAAAATAGTATTTGTTTAACTctatgtttattatatatatatatatatatagctttaagaacatcaaattataaaaattgattttaaagaaCAATGTATAAGAATTCTTATTACAAATAACATTTAATCATGCGTTacattactaaaaatattattaaatataattataaaaatggaTCGAATATTTTAGTTAATAATTTAAAGTCAATAATCAATGTTTTGAAGTCAATAATCAATGTTTTGAAATCGATAATTTAAAGTCAATAATCAATGTTTTGAAATCGatcgaattttaaaaaaatttaagatagtTTAGGTTGATGAATTTTAAAATCTCTACAATATGTTCTAGATTTTGAATTCATTTATGTATTCAAAAGAGTCCAcaacatctaatctattaaaactgaagtacaattaAAAATTAACCCTTAATTCACTATTTTAATTACATCTTGTGCCATCGTCATTAAGTATAGTTCTTTACTAAATAAATTGGCTTTCAGGTCTTTTACCAACCGGGCTTTACCAACCCAACTCGAAGACCACTATAATTAATCATTTCTTTGAACCTCGTACCAGGCTACAACTCGGTTGAGTTTACCTCAACTACTGCGTTTTTTTCATTCCTTGGATATTTTAGAACATTATACAATACATTTTGTAATTACTTAAAACACAAAAGCATTACCAAACCTATGTGTAACATTACGTACATTTAGCATAAAAATGCATATTATAAATGTTACTCGGTTTACATCCAGTTGTGAAATTAAGTTCTGGTTTAGTGTTAAGTTATAGACATATGGACTTGCATGGAGTTTTATTTTACTAAGTGTACTGCACGTAATATCTTTGTAGTTACAAAATGTTCCTAAAATCAATCAACTACCTACTAACttaggaggtgttattggtttatatattttgattgatttagaaatccatatagcatttataaatccaatatatgaatttctaaatccaagtaaaatatgtaaatccggaggttttctctcggatttgagtctttgtatttttaactaaaaaatccaaacaaatccattcaaatccattataaaatcaaatatattagtaaatccatacgattgaataacacttgatttgatacagaatttatgaatcattaaaccaataacacatgattttaatacagatttgaaaatcatagaaccaataacactagatttagttcggattctcaaatccattaaaatacaacaaccaataacccctacttaACAATACCCTAAGTTTCAGCTACCACATTAACCACAAATATATCACCGAATATTTATTTTCCATATAGTATCACATAGATACAAAATAAATGGGTGGAAACTCCCTTAGTCCAATGGTTTGACTAAGGGTTCATTAATACTTCTACACCAGCAGGTCCAGGTTTCAATTTCCGGAGAaagcgatttattaaacaattatgcaggcTACGGAGGAAATGCTTACAaaagatcttcaacatggtgcaagtaaactCGGCCAGGCGTGATCTTCgtaggacggctcaggtgatgcagttaggcgtataTCTTtataaggcaggtagtattgtcggttgtcggatcgtctatatatatttatatatatatatatatatatatatatatatatatatatatatatatatttttaattttcttaacagatgtgttgaaaaatattataacaatatcttaattatcaaaatttgtatataaatattttcactaattttgtaattagtaatgaaattaatgttattatacattaatatatatatactcacttatcttttataaaatgaaaaaattatatcaaattttactattttatagttatatctatcattttaaaataaaatattgtatttaactaaatatgataagattattttaaactgataaattaatatattttattttcacaaacattaaaaatttatgctagAAATATAATAAGTTGGTAAAacgggttaacattagtaaattagattattcatgtataaaatttacttatcttaaaattatata
Protein-coding regions in this window:
- the LOC106395424 gene encoding probable protein phosphatase 2C 30 yields the protein MQLSKDQETPPSSPRSPPPKLSTVACPSRKPRERTSSPFSEVLRRKRPPMLNRELFPQAPPWSREAVKTPPYEDVEAEKDGVYSVYCKRGRRRSMAMEDRHSAVVDHDGGGRRKAFFGVYDGHGGSNAAEFAAENLGNNIEAAVAAAARSGDEGYSIERAIREGYLKTDEEFLKEGSGGGACCVTALISNGELAVSNAGDCRAVISRAGVAEALTTDHSPNQENELKRIRASGGYVDCHHGVWRVQCTLAVSRAIGDEYLKKWVIAEPETRTLKIKPELEFLILASDGLWDNVTNQEAVDVVRPYCIGVENPKTLPACKKLAELSSRKGSLDDISVIIIQLKQFVA